The Nitrospira sp. genome has a segment encoding these proteins:
- a CDS encoding NAD(P)/FAD-dependent oxidoreductase: MPAHRGAVSSGFWPAYGIAHQAGQDRLACRFPFRLVRDLLVVLSTAMPDESVDIVVVGGGAAGLAAGIFAAELARTPYRVKVLDGAKKIGAKILVSGGTRCNVTHAQVSEKDFNGTPHVVRHILAAFSVAATRRWFASLGVELKREETGKLFPVTDEARTVLEALLDRCKELGVDILTNRRVRDVQVVSKDGNEPGFAICHEQGTLSARRVILATGGQSLPKTGSDGQGWAMVRRLGHMVTPVHPALVPLVLPPAMFHAALAGLSQEVELTTKINGRVSDRRRGSLLWTHFGISGPVVMDASRFWTGAKQGGAAVEMGCNFFVDMNRTEADGWVKTKIAESPQRSLAKLIASRMPDRFSETLCRHLGLDPACQIGQMTRAEREALVKGLTDLPLPVERDRGWNYAEVTAGGVPLEDINFRTMESRKMPGLYLVGEMLDCDGRIGGFNFQWAWATGHLAGRAAARSL, from the coding sequence ATGCCCGCTCACCGAGGCGCCGTCTCCAGTGGATTCTGGCCAGCTTACGGAATTGCGCATCAAGCTGGACAAGATCGACTAGCCTGCCGTTTTCCGTTCCGTCTCGTGCGAGACTTGCTCGTGGTGCTGTCAACTGCCATGCCGGATGAATCTGTCGATATCGTGGTTGTAGGAGGGGGCGCCGCTGGCCTCGCGGCCGGGATTTTTGCAGCTGAACTGGCAAGGACACCATATCGCGTGAAAGTGCTTGACGGGGCTAAAAAGATTGGCGCAAAAATTTTAGTGTCCGGTGGTACCCGTTGCAATGTGACGCATGCGCAGGTCAGTGAGAAGGATTTCAATGGTACGCCGCACGTGGTCCGGCACATTCTGGCAGCATTTAGCGTCGCAGCGACACGGCGCTGGTTTGCGTCGCTGGGTGTCGAGTTAAAGCGCGAGGAGACTGGCAAGCTGTTTCCTGTGACCGACGAGGCTCGCACCGTGCTAGAGGCGCTGCTCGATCGCTGCAAGGAACTCGGCGTGGACATTCTCACGAATCGACGTGTTCGCGATGTGCAGGTGGTATCAAAAGACGGAAACGAGCCGGGCTTTGCCATCTGTCATGAGCAGGGAACTCTATCAGCTCGCAGAGTGATTCTAGCTACCGGCGGGCAGTCGCTTCCCAAAACCGGGAGCGACGGGCAGGGGTGGGCAATGGTCCGTCGCCTTGGCCATATGGTGACGCCGGTCCATCCGGCGCTGGTGCCACTTGTGTTGCCGCCAGCCATGTTTCATGCAGCGTTAGCGGGGTTGTCCCAAGAAGTGGAGTTAACAACAAAGATCAACGGTCGCGTGAGTGACCGGCGTCGCGGCAGTCTCTTGTGGACGCATTTCGGTATCAGTGGACCGGTCGTGATGGATGCTAGCCGGTTCTGGACTGGGGCCAAGCAAGGAGGGGCTGCAGTTGAGATGGGGTGCAATTTCTTCGTCGACATGAATCGCACAGAGGCAGATGGGTGGGTCAAGACAAAGATCGCTGAGTCGCCGCAGCGGTCGCTCGCCAAGCTAATCGCGTCGCGCATGCCGGACCGTTTTTCAGAGACGCTGTGCCGGCATCTGGGTCTTGATCCGGCTTGCCAAATTGGGCAGATGACGCGCGCGGAGCGCGAGGCGCTGGTGAAAGGCTTAACGGACTTACCGTTGCCGGTCGAGCGGGATCGTGGCTGGAACTATGCCGAGGTGACGGCCGGCGGTGTGCCGCTGGAGGACATCAACTTCCGCACGATGGAATCGCGCAAAATGCCTGGGCTTTATCTGGTGGGCGAGATGCTGGATTGTGACGGCCGGATCGGCGGATTTAATTTTCAGTGGGCCTGGGCCACCGGCCATTTGGCTGGACGCGCGGCAGCCCGCAGTCTCTGA
- the guaA gene encoding glutamine-hydrolyzing GMP synthase — MELWHDRILILDFGSQYTQLIARRIRESHVYSQILPCTASLATILAHRPKGIVLSGGPASVYERKAPTVPKHLFEQGLPVLGICYGMQLMTHLLGGEVAKATHREFGRADLLIDDDSDLFKGVGEHRSTTVWMSHGDRIERTPDGFKSIAHTDNSPVAAMKLVNDHRKFYCLQFHPEVAHTVGGFRILQNFVHTICGCKPTWTMSSYVDTAVAQIRETVGKRKVICALSGGVDSSVAAVLAHRAIGKQLTCIFVDNGVLRQGEGAQVRKAFASTLKLNLHFLDRSAEFLRALKGVADPERKRKIIGRLFIENFEKEARRLGKEEFLVQGTLYPDVIESVSFKGPSATIKTHHNVGGLPTKMKLKLIEPLRELFKDEVRGLGKELGLPDDIIWRQPFPGPGLAIRVLGPVTRERLDILKAAEAIVAHEIKQAGLYREIWQAFAVLLPIRTVGVMGDQRTYEHVIAIRAVTSLDGMTADWARLPPELLGTISNRIINEVRGVNRVVYDVSSKPPSTIEWE, encoded by the coding sequence ATGGAACTCTGGCACGATAGAATCCTGATCCTCGACTTTGGGTCGCAGTACACCCAGCTCATTGCCCGCCGCATCCGCGAGTCCCACGTCTATTCGCAGATTCTGCCCTGCACGGCCTCGTTGGCGACCATCCTGGCCCATCGTCCCAAGGGGATCGTTTTGTCCGGCGGGCCGGCCAGCGTCTACGAGCGCAAAGCTCCGACAGTACCGAAGCACTTGTTCGAGCAGGGCCTCCCAGTGCTGGGGATCTGCTACGGGATGCAGCTCATGACGCATCTGCTTGGTGGTGAAGTGGCGAAGGCCACGCACCGGGAATTCGGCCGCGCTGACCTGTTGATCGACGACGATTCGGATCTGTTCAAGGGGGTGGGTGAGCACCGGTCCACGACGGTCTGGATGTCACACGGAGACCGGATCGAGCGGACGCCCGATGGATTCAAATCCATCGCTCACACGGACAATTCGCCGGTGGCAGCGATGAAACTGGTGAATGATCACCGGAAGTTCTACTGCCTGCAGTTTCATCCGGAAGTAGCGCACACGGTCGGCGGCTTCCGTATTCTGCAGAATTTCGTTCATACTATCTGCGGCTGCAAGCCGACTTGGACGATGAGTTCCTATGTGGATACGGCCGTGGCGCAGATCCGCGAGACGGTCGGCAAGCGTAAGGTCATCTGTGCGCTCAGTGGCGGTGTAGATTCGTCCGTGGCAGCGGTGTTGGCGCATCGAGCCATCGGTAAACAGCTGACCTGCATTTTTGTAGACAACGGCGTGCTGCGGCAGGGCGAGGGGGCACAGGTGCGCAAAGCCTTCGCGTCCACACTCAAGCTGAATCTGCATTTTTTGGATCGGTCGGCGGAATTCCTGCGCGCACTGAAAGGTGTGGCGGATCCAGAGCGGAAGCGCAAGATCATCGGCCGGCTATTCATCGAGAACTTTGAGAAGGAAGCGCGCCGGCTTGGGAAGGAAGAATTTCTTGTCCAGGGGACGCTTTATCCAGACGTGATCGAGAGTGTGAGCTTCAAGGGGCCGTCGGCCACGATCAAAACGCACCATAATGTCGGCGGTCTGCCGACGAAGATGAAGCTCAAGCTGATCGAACCGCTACGGGAGCTCTTCAAGGACGAGGTGCGGGGGCTGGGCAAGGAGCTGGGCCTGCCGGATGACATTATCTGGCGGCAGCCGTTTCCGGGGCCTGGCTTGGCGATCCGTGTGCTGGGGCCGGTGACCAGGGAACGTCTGGACATCCTGAAAGCGGCGGAAGCCATCGTGGCCCACGAAATCAAACAGGCGGGGCTCTATCGGGAAATCTGGCAGGCTTTCGCGGTGCTGTTGCCGATCCGGACCGTCGGTGTCATGGGCGACCAGCGGACCTATGAGCACGTCATCGCGATTCGCGCGGTGACGAGTCTGGACGGCATGACGGCGGATTGGGCCCGGCTGCCCCCTGAATTGCTCGGTACCATTTCAAACCGCATTATCAACGAAGTACGCGGCGTCAACCGGGTGGTCTACGACGTCAGCTCCAAGCCGCCGAGTACAATTGAGTGGGAGTAG
- a CDS encoding rRNA pseudouridine synthase: protein MDIRLQKVIADSGVASRRKAEELIAQGRVTVNGAVVCEMGVKINPERDHVKVDGRHIKPAPPQTFIMLNKPKNIMSTMSDPGGRSTVADLLGGIRMRVFPVGRLDFDSEGLMLLTNDGDIAQALLHPRHHVPKTYLIKVKGMLDAEDIQALEKGVMLDDGKTAPAVVKKVGKAVENSWLEITIYEGRKHQVKRMLEAIGHPVWKLKRMKFGPLVLGDLPIGQYRYLTDREANALRELVQERQGALSGDASGSRRKRPRSRAGWARPSKRVSA from the coding sequence ATGGACATTCGATTGCAAAAGGTGATTGCTGATTCCGGTGTCGCTTCCCGCCGCAAGGCGGAGGAGCTGATCGCGCAGGGGCGCGTGACGGTCAACGGGGCGGTCGTGTGCGAGATGGGCGTGAAGATCAATCCAGAGCGTGATCACGTCAAGGTCGACGGGCGCCACATCAAGCCGGCACCTCCGCAGACCTTTATCATGCTGAACAAGCCAAAAAACATCATGTCCACGATGAGCGATCCGGGCGGGCGGTCGACCGTTGCCGATCTGCTGGGCGGAATCCGGATGCGTGTCTTTCCGGTGGGCCGGCTCGATTTCGACAGCGAAGGGCTCATGCTGCTGACCAACGACGGCGACATTGCGCAGGCGTTGCTGCATCCGCGTCATCACGTACCGAAGACCTATCTCATTAAGGTCAAGGGCATGCTGGATGCGGAGGACATTCAGGCGCTTGAAAAGGGCGTCATGCTCGATGACGGGAAAACTGCGCCGGCCGTCGTCAAGAAAGTCGGCAAGGCAGTCGAGAATTCGTGGCTGGAGATCACGATTTACGAGGGGCGAAAACATCAGGTGAAGCGCATGCTCGAGGCCATTGGACATCCGGTGTGGAAATTGAAGCGGATGAAGTTCGGACCGCTCGTATTGGGTGATTTGCCGATCGGACAGTACCGTTACCTGACCGATCGGGAGGCCAATGCCCTGCGCGAACTGGTGCAGGAACGGCAGGGGGCTCTGTCTGGTGACGCGAGTGGATCGCGGCGCAAGCGTCCTCGCTCGCGGGCCGGCTGGGCGCGCCCGTCTAAGCGGGTGTCGGCATGA
- a CDS encoding serine protease, translating into MACLLLSSGLRVGRLVTAVLLTTALSAHAESAGNEQAQAIEHARRATVGILSETPLERQAGYQSKLSVRGSGVHLQHGYIVTARHAVEKDAGNKTVLPQQIVVLTGNLSELTAQLVGGSAYLDIALYQVDDAHRAQLPAGVGFAPHEAIAGDPVFTVGYPLGWGPAITYGRIGNPNVFLPTTDTRLLQSDLAACSGNSGGGLFTSDGTLAGIMHAIIKTEQSQADHRCSQLAFSVPATLVQRIVVALMEGRQPGFSRLGIQMAPVRIGTRWHVRVGEASGPAKEGGAQKGDLLMAINGTDITDPAQLKNYLMERTLPGQTVTLSIQRGDQKLSLSIVLGGA; encoded by the coding sequence ATGGCTTGCCTCCTGTTGTCCAGCGGTCTCCGCGTCGGTAGGCTTGTCACCGCAGTCCTCCTGACAACTGCCCTATCTGCGCATGCAGAATCAGCAGGCAATGAGCAGGCTCAGGCCATCGAGCATGCTAGACGGGCAACCGTCGGGATTCTGAGCGAAACGCCCTTGGAGCGGCAGGCCGGCTACCAGAGCAAGCTCTCTGTCCGCGGCAGTGGCGTCCATTTGCAGCACGGCTATATCGTCACCGCCCGCCATGCCGTAGAAAAGGATGCGGGTAACAAAACCGTATTGCCCCAGCAGATCGTCGTACTAACCGGCAATCTGTCCGAACTCACCGCCCAGCTTGTCGGCGGGAGCGCCTACCTCGACATCGCACTCTATCAAGTTGACGACGCCCACCGTGCGCAATTGCCAGCCGGAGTTGGTTTTGCACCGCACGAGGCTATCGCAGGCGACCCGGTCTTCACCGTCGGCTACCCTCTTGGCTGGGGGCCAGCCATTACCTACGGCCGGATTGGCAATCCCAATGTCTTTCTGCCTACGACCGACACGCGCCTACTCCAATCAGATTTGGCAGCCTGCAGCGGCAACTCCGGCGGTGGGCTGTTCACGTCAGACGGTACCCTGGCCGGTATCATGCACGCCATCATCAAGACCGAACAGAGCCAGGCCGACCACCGCTGCAGCCAATTGGCCTTTTCCGTCCCTGCTACTCTAGTTCAACGAATTGTCGTGGCCTTGATGGAGGGCCGGCAGCCTGGCTTCTCGCGGCTGGGCATCCAGATGGCGCCGGTTCGCATCGGCACCCGCTGGCACGTGCGCGTGGGCGAGGCCAGTGGGCCGGCAAAAGAAGGCGGCGCACAGAAAGGCGACCTTCTGATGGCCATCAACGGGACGGATATCACCGACCCCGCACAACTCAAAAACTACCTGATGGAACGGACGTTGCCTGGACAGACCGTGACACTAAGCATCCAACGCGGCGACCAGAAGCTATCCCTGTCTATCGTTCTTGGAGGCGCATGA
- the aspS gene encoding aspartate--tRNA ligase produces the protein MMIRTHTCGELTAAQAGQTVVLNGWVHARRDHGSVIFLDIRDRYGLTQIVFNPEFNKATHAKAHGLRSEFVVAVKGTVSKRPTGSENPNLTTGAIEVLIQELEILNEATTPPFMVDDTAEITEALRLKHRYLDLRRPRMQRLLALRHQVTHQARAFLDANKFLEVETPMLTKSTPEGARDYLVPSRVNPGSFYALPQSPQLFKQILMVSGADRYYQVARCFRDEDLRNDRQPEFTQIDIEMSFVDREQIMVLMERMISEMFQKAGGIELQTPFPRLSYAEAMGRYGSDKPDLRFGLPLYDVSPFAATTEFKVFKEAVASGGVVKALIVPGGGALSRTRIDALGETAKSFGAKGLAWAKVSGEGQLESVIAKFLDAKALLAVLSDAKVGDLLLFGADRPKVVHEVLGRIRLMLGEELSLIDKNAWKPLWVIDFPMLDYDPESKRHVAMHHPFTAPMDEDVPLLDSAPLNVRAKAYDMVLNGNEIGGGSIRIHRREVQSKVFDLLGIGKDEATAKFGFLLDALEYGAPPHGGIAFGLDRLIMLMGNADSIRDVIAFPKTQKAQCPLTEAPSPVDSGQLTELRIKLDKID, from the coding sequence ATGATGATTCGGACACATACGTGCGGAGAATTGACGGCGGCCCAAGCGGGCCAGACCGTCGTGTTGAACGGATGGGTCCATGCCCGGCGCGACCACGGCAGCGTGATTTTTCTCGACATCCGTGACCGGTATGGACTGACGCAGATCGTCTTCAACCCTGAATTCAACAAGGCGACGCATGCTAAGGCGCACGGGTTGCGGAGCGAGTTCGTTGTGGCTGTCAAAGGCACGGTCTCGAAGCGTCCAACCGGGTCGGAAAACCCCAATCTCACCACCGGCGCCATTGAGGTGTTGATTCAGGAGCTAGAGATTCTCAACGAGGCCACCACGCCGCCGTTCATGGTGGACGACACGGCGGAAATCACGGAGGCCTTGCGGCTCAAACATCGCTACCTCGATCTGCGCCGTCCCCGGATGCAGCGCTTGCTGGCTCTGCGTCATCAGGTGACGCACCAGGCCAGAGCTTTCCTTGACGCGAATAAATTTCTGGAAGTTGAAACGCCAATGCTCACGAAGAGCACGCCGGAGGGGGCGCGGGATTATTTGGTCCCCAGCCGTGTGAATCCTGGAAGTTTCTACGCGCTGCCGCAGTCGCCGCAGCTCTTCAAGCAGATTCTTATGGTCAGCGGGGCGGACCGCTATTATCAGGTAGCCCGGTGTTTCCGCGATGAGGACTTGCGTAACGACCGGCAGCCGGAGTTCACGCAAATTGACATCGAAATGTCCTTTGTGGACCGCGAGCAGATCATGGTGTTGATGGAGCGCATGATCAGTGAGATGTTTCAAAAAGCCGGCGGCATCGAACTCCAGACGCCGTTTCCGAGGCTGTCCTATGCTGAGGCGATGGGTCGCTATGGGTCAGACAAGCCGGACTTACGGTTTGGTCTGCCGCTGTATGATGTCAGCCCCTTTGCTGCAACAACGGAGTTCAAAGTTTTTAAGGAGGCGGTGGCTAGTGGCGGGGTCGTCAAGGCGCTGATCGTGCCAGGCGGAGGAGCCCTTTCACGGACACGGATTGACGCGCTCGGTGAAACGGCCAAGAGCTTCGGTGCTAAGGGGCTAGCCTGGGCCAAAGTCTCTGGAGAAGGGCAGCTGGAGTCGGTCATTGCCAAATTTCTCGATGCCAAGGCGCTACTGGCCGTGCTGTCCGATGCCAAAGTTGGCGATCTGCTGCTCTTTGGGGCCGATCGGCCGAAGGTTGTGCACGAGGTGCTTGGCCGGATCCGCCTCATGCTCGGCGAGGAGCTCAGCTTAATCGACAAAAATGCCTGGAAACCGCTCTGGGTTATCGATTTTCCCATGCTGGATTACGATCCGGAAAGCAAACGCCATGTGGCGATGCACCATCCTTTCACGGCGCCGATGGACGAGGACGTGCCATTGCTCGACTCTGCTCCATTAAACGTCCGGGCCAAAGCGTACGACATGGTGCTCAACGGAAACGAAATCGGCGGTGGCAGCATCCGTATCCATCGTCGCGAGGTACAGAGCAAGGTCTTCGACCTGCTCGGAATTGGGAAAGACGAGGCCACGGCGAAGTTTGGATTCCTGCTCGACGCGCTGGAATACGGTGCTCCGCCACACGGTGGCATTGCGTTTGGATTAGACCGGCTGATTATGTTGATGGGAAACGCCGACTCCATCCGCGATGTGATCGCCTTTCCGAAGACCCAAAAGGCGCAATGCCCGCTCACCGAGGCGCCGTCTCCAGTGGATTCTGGCCAGCTTACGGAATTGCGCATCAAGCTGGACAAGATCGACTAG
- the guaB gene encoding IMP dehydrogenase, translating into MLEKDNLRVGLTYDDVILVPAKSEVLPGEVDTSTRVSRNVTVNIPIVSAAMDTVTEARLAIGLAREGGLGILHRLLSPEDQAIEVDKVKKSESGMIMDPITIGPDATIREAHQLMAKYRISGIPVTKGEKLVGILTNRDLRFESRMELKVSQAMTKDKLVTAPEGTSLEKAREIMHEHRIEKLLVVNKKFELKGLITIKDIEKRIKYPNACKDKHGRLRVGAAIGVGPDTERRLDLLVKMGVDLVAVDTAHGHSKSVLETVRMVKKKCPQLDVIAGNIATAEAAKDLLKAGVDAVKVGVGPGSICTTRIVSGAGMPQLTAISDCAAALVGTGVPIVADGGIKYSGDVTKALAAGASAVMIGGILAGTEESPGETVLFQGRTYKVYRGMGSLGAMEKGGRDRYFQAGRPEAKLVPEGIEGRVPYKGTLAGVIYQLVGGVRSGMGYCGCRTIPELQKNARFIRQTLAGLRESHVHDVIITKEAPNYRADAE; encoded by the coding sequence ATGTTGGAGAAAGATAATCTCCGGGTCGGGCTCACCTACGACGATGTCATCCTCGTGCCGGCCAAGTCCGAAGTCCTGCCGGGCGAGGTGGACACAAGCACGCGCGTCTCGCGCAACGTCACCGTGAACATTCCAATCGTCAGTGCGGCCATGGATACCGTAACGGAAGCGCGGCTGGCCATCGGCCTTGCCCGGGAGGGCGGCCTCGGCATCCTGCACCGCCTACTCTCGCCGGAAGATCAAGCCATCGAGGTGGACAAGGTCAAAAAGTCTGAGAGCGGAATGATCATGGACCCCATCACGATCGGACCGGATGCCACCATCCGTGAGGCGCACCAGCTGATGGCCAAGTACCGCATCTCTGGTATTCCCGTGACCAAGGGCGAAAAGCTGGTCGGCATTTTGACCAATCGCGATCTGCGGTTCGAGAGCCGAATGGAGTTAAAAGTCTCGCAGGCGATGACCAAGGACAAGCTGGTCACGGCGCCAGAAGGCACGAGCCTCGAAAAAGCGCGCGAGATCATGCACGAGCACCGGATCGAGAAGCTCCTTGTCGTGAACAAGAAATTCGAACTCAAGGGTCTGATCACAATCAAGGATATCGAGAAACGCATCAAGTATCCCAACGCCTGCAAGGACAAGCACGGGCGCCTGCGGGTGGGCGCGGCCATCGGGGTTGGGCCCGATACAGAGCGCCGGCTTGACCTACTCGTGAAGATGGGCGTGGACCTCGTGGCAGTGGATACGGCGCACGGCCATTCCAAGAGCGTGCTTGAAACCGTCAGAATGGTGAAGAAGAAATGTCCGCAATTGGACGTGATCGCCGGCAATATTGCAACGGCGGAGGCGGCAAAGGATCTGCTCAAGGCGGGCGTGGACGCGGTGAAGGTCGGCGTGGGGCCCGGCTCCATCTGCACGACGCGGATCGTCTCCGGTGCCGGGATGCCGCAACTGACAGCTATTTCTGACTGCGCCGCGGCGCTGGTTGGCACTGGCGTGCCGATCGTGGCTGATGGCGGGATCAAATATTCTGGCGATGTGACCAAGGCGCTGGCAGCGGGCGCGTCGGCAGTGATGATCGGCGGCATTCTGGCCGGCACTGAGGAATCGCCTGGGGAAACGGTGCTATTTCAGGGGCGAACCTACAAGGTCTATCGCGGCATGGGTTCGCTCGGTGCCATGGAGAAGGGCGGGCGGGATCGCTACTTCCAAGCCGGCCGCCCGGAAGCCAAGCTGGTGCCGGAGGGTATCGAAGGGCGGGTGCCGTACAAGGGCACGCTGGCTGGTGTGATCTATCAATTGGTCGGTGGCGTTCGGTCCGGCATGGGCTACTGCGGATGCCGGACGATCCCCGAGCTGCAGAAGAACGCGCGGTTCATCCGGCAGACGCTGGCCGGCCTGCGCGAGAGCCACGTGCACGACGTCATCATCACCAAAGAGGCGCCCAACTACCGCGCCGATGCGGAGTGA
- a CDS encoding oxidoreductase gives MFRRTFLKLSSLGLLAGLAGCDAMGGVFGRMFAVPPRDTTYFTPNDKFYIVQYSNSPFSLSHDLNQEQWRLHITGEVKQKISLGWRDILNRESFDQIVTLECIDTLPGGDSLGTAQWRGISLKKLLLEVGVDEETARDIVFRAADGYHDSIPFARAMQDDVMLAYLMNGEKLPKEHGFPLRLIVPGLYGIKNVKWVTELEVYNGDYKGYWQQRGWTDDGTIKIFSRIDSPGHYQPLRGPEQTYRGVAFGGPNSISRVELSFDGGTTWQLAEIEPPLSNKSWVIWNYRWKPPKPGKYVVVVRATDTTGQLQIADIVRPQPAGASGYHTIVSEIQEV, from the coding sequence ATGTTTCGACGGACCTTCCTCAAATTAAGCAGCCTGGGATTACTGGCCGGCCTGGCCGGCTGCGATGCCATGGGCGGCGTCTTTGGCCGCATGTTTGCCGTTCCGCCACGCGACACCACCTATTTTACGCCGAACGATAAGTTTTACATCGTCCAGTATTCAAATTCTCCGTTCAGCCTTTCACATGACTTGAATCAGGAGCAGTGGCGCCTTCACATCACCGGTGAGGTGAAGCAGAAAATCTCGCTGGGTTGGCGGGACATCCTCAATCGAGAATCCTTTGATCAGATCGTCACGCTCGAATGCATCGACACCCTCCCGGGCGGCGACAGCCTTGGCACCGCGCAGTGGCGGGGCATCTCGCTCAAAAAACTACTACTCGAAGTGGGCGTGGATGAAGAAACCGCTCGCGACATCGTCTTCCGCGCTGCCGATGGCTACCACGATAGCATCCCCTTTGCCCGCGCCATGCAAGACGATGTGATGCTGGCCTATCTCATGAACGGCGAAAAACTGCCCAAGGAGCACGGCTTCCCCCTGCGCCTTATTGTCCCCGGCCTCTACGGGATCAAAAATGTGAAATGGGTCACGGAGCTTGAGGTTTACAACGGTGACTATAAGGGATACTGGCAACAACGTGGCTGGACCGACGATGGCACGATTAAAATTTTCTCACGCATTGACAGCCCCGGCCACTACCAGCCACTGCGAGGGCCAGAGCAGACCTACCGCGGCGTGGCCTTCGGCGGCCCCAACAGTATCAGCAGGGTTGAATTAAGCTTCGATGGCGGAACAACCTGGCAGCTGGCCGAGATCGAACCTCCGTTGTCAAATAAATCCTGGGTCATCTGGAACTACCGCTGGAAGCCGCCAAAACCGGGCAAGTACGTGGTTGTTGTGCGCGCAACGGACACCACGGGCCAGCTCCAGATCGCCGACATCGTTCGCCCACAGCCAGCCGGCGCCTCGGGCTACCACACAATCGTTTCCGAGATCCAGGAGGTCTAA